The Megalobrama amblycephala isolate DHTTF-2021 unplaced genomic scaffold, ASM1881202v1 scaffold495, whole genome shotgun sequence genome window below encodes:
- the LOC125261820 gene encoding protein phosphatase 1 regulatory subunit 37-like: MRVRMIKMKDVLGFESSWTYWTLFFLCALVPLPARADITCTSCFAPIRRNEAQVKATAFVSRDFGSVLDGSADKNWKWGIGGAQLSLEAHIKSPSVSWREKPESAHISQEERASPAEKKDGKVNPTWSPEETKVNRRDKRSLFSSDSTASSRFEFRRTGGVDDTGKSPRQNEPHMITSTFALSGDSAHNQAMVLWSGHNSSVNTTLKHLDLSWNGFGNEGALALGEALKFNNTLVHLDLNNNRITDEGASLLCKGLEANDTLRVLQLAYNSLTVEGALTLINVVKNTPKTAIEEINICVSAVQQTCLVNENFVQLLELICQEHPSLEVQYGGVGGFIAKKPRKRIDPMKVIQDYLDQRKLRLWDFFRNIDKDGTMRVPVVDFRKAVQQSSIPLERFQIEELIQRLDRDRTGIVDYRGLADTRKQMMRDHRRQLRKVESRQKKEKQKSDRILKTFESAVEAVTPRSSMIISPGAAKEDSSGPQHFSATPLSSWHHIIMSNSSRYSVNNMSSEHVHLPMIGNPSRSPDMRSYSQPNLFASIPKPLTSKPTSAQGLHSTSNPSVASSKLSPTANLTRSRPALNTEPTSKAKVKGKKKKTKKRKEKV, from the exons ATGAGAGTGAGGATGATTAAGATGAAGGACGTCTTAGGGTTTGAGTCTAGCTGGACGTACTGGACCCTGTTTTTTCTCTGCGCTCTCGTGCCGCTCCCAGCGCGAGCAGATATCACTTGCACCTCGTGCTTCGCTCCAATACGCCGGAATGAGGCACAAGTGAAGGCAACGGCTTTTGTCAGCCGTGATTTTGGAAGTGTACTGGACGGCAGCGCTGATAAAAACTGGAAGTGGGGAATTGGTGGAGCTCAACTTTCCCTTGAAGCGCACATAAAGTCTCCTTCTGTGTCCTGGAGAGAGAAACCGGAGAGCGCGCACATTTCCCAAGAGGAACGGGCGAGCCCAGCTGAGAAAAAAGACGGAAAAGTTAATCCAACATGGTCTCCAGAGGAAACCAAAGTAAACAGGAGGGACAAGCGCAGTCTGTTTTCGTCTGACAGCACGGCCAGTTCTCGATTCGAATTCAGGCGTACCGGAGGAGTTGACGATACCGGGAAGAGTCCGAGGCAGAATGAACCCCACATGATCACGTCCACCTTTGCGTTGTCTGGAGATTCTGCTCATAATCAGGCCATGGTGCTGTGGTCCGGACACAACAGCAGC GTCAACACGACTTTGAAACACTTAGATCTGTCATGGAACGGCTTTGGAAACGAGGGCGCTTTAGCTCTGGGTGAAGCACTCAAGTTCAACAACACGCTGGTGCACCTGGACCTCAACAACAACCGCATCACTGATGAAGGAGCGAGCCTGCTGTGTAAGGGGCTGGAGGCTAACGATACTCTCAGAGTGCTGCAG CTGGCGTATAACTCACTGACAGTAGAGGGGGCTCTTACTTTGATCAATGTAGTGAAGAACACACCTAAAACTGCCATTGAGGAGATCAACATATGTGTGAGTGCTGTGCAGCA AACGTGTCTGGTGAATGAGAACTTCGTGCAGCTCTTAGAGTTGATCTGTCAGGAACATCCCAGTCTGGAGGTGCAGTATGGAGGAGTTGGAGGCTTTATCGCCAAAAAGCCTCGGAAACGCATTGACCCCATGAAAGTTATTCAG GATTACCTTGATCAGCGCAAGCTTCGTCTGTGGGACTTCTTCCGTAACATAGACAAAGATGGGACAATGCGTGTTCCTGTCGTAGACTTCAGAAAAGCCGTTCAG CAATCCAGCATCCCACTGGAGAGATTCCAGATTGAGGAGTTGATTCAGAGACTGGACAGAGACCGAACAGGCATAGTGGACTACAG AGGCCTGGCAGATACTAGGAAACAGATGATGCGAGACCACCGCCGCCAACTGCGTAAAGTGGAGTCACGGCAGAAGAAGGAGAAGCAGAAGAGCGACAGGATCCTCAAAACTTTTGAGAGCGCAGTAGAGGCCGTCACGCCACGGAGCTCCATGATAATATCTCCAGGCGCTGCCAAAGAGGACTCCAGCGGCCCCCAGCACTTCTCTGCCACCCCGCTCAGCTCCTGGCACCATATAATCATGTCCAACAGCAGCCGCTACTCTGTCAATAACATGAGCAGCGAGCATGTGCACCTTCCCATGATAGGGAACCCCTCGAGATCACCAGACATGCGCTCATATTCACAGCCAAACCTTTTCGCCAGCATCCCTAAACCATTGACCAGCAAACCCACTTCTGCTCAAGGATTGCACTCCACGTCCAACCCGAGTGTGGCCAGCAGTAAACTCAGCCCCACTGCTAACCTGACCAGATCCAGGCCGGCGTTAAACACTGAGCCCACCAGTAAAGCAAAGGTTAAAGGCAAGAAAAAGAAGaccaagaaaagaaaagaaaaggtaTAA